DNA from Opitutales bacterium:
ACGGTGAGCCGCATTTGCTTGAGGCGTTCTTTGTGGCGTACCCCGAAGCGCTGCTCTTCATCGATGACGAGGAGACCGAGATCTTTGAAGCTGACATCACCGCTCAACAGACGGTGGGTGCCAATGAGGATATCGATTTGCCCGGCGGCAGCTTGCTGGATCACCTGGCTATTTTGGCCACTGCCGCGAAAGCGACTCACCATCTCGACTGTCACAGGATAATCCGCCATGCGCTCCCGGAAGGTATTGAAGTGTTGCTGACAGAGGACTGTGGTGGGGACGAGGATGGCGACTTGCTTGCCGGCATTGACAGCCTTGAACGCGGCGCGGATGGCCACCTCCGTTTTCCCAAAGCCCACGTCACCGCAAATGAGACGGTCCATCGGTTGGGTGCGCTGCATGTCCTGTTTGGTTTCCTGAATGGCGGTGAGCTGGTCTGGCGTTTCGCGATAGAGAAATGAGTGCTCAAACTCGTTCTGCCAGTCCGAGTCGTCAGGAAAGGAGAAGCCCTGTTCGGCATCGCGCGCGGCTTGGAGGCGCAGAAGCTCGCCGGCGAGGTCCAGGGTGGCTTGTTCGGCAGCGCGTCGCGTTTTGTCCCAATTGCCCGAGCCGAGTTTTCCCAGCTTCGGCTCAGTCTTACTCAGTCCGACGTAGCGTGTGAGTAAGTGGGATTCATGGAGGGGCAGGTGGAGGATGACGTCATTGGCAAATTCGAGGGAGATAGCCTCTTCGGTGTGTCCCTTGATCTCCACCTGAGTCAGGCCTCGGTAGAGGCAGATACCATTTTGGAGGTGCACGACGGGATCACCATCAGCGAGCTCCGAAAAGTCCAGTGCTTGGTCCATCCGGTTTTTCTGCGGTAGGCTGCGCTGGCGCACTTTGGCAATACGACGCCGGTTGCGGCCAAAGATCTCGGTGTCCGTCGCAAATACCCAACCTTTGGACTTGCTGCGCGCTGCAAGAGGGAAGGGAAGGTCGGTATTTTCCACGATCACCCCATGCCGCAGGATGCCGCGGAGGAACGTGGGCTTGAATTTCTTTAGATCGGTTTCCTGTTGAAGGATTTCTTTTAATCGCTGTTGCTCGCCCTCAGTATTGAGGACAAACGACACCTCAAAGCCGTCTTGCTGCCAAGCGGCTGTTTTCTCTAGAAAGTCAAGCCGAGCTTCTTGCTCCGAGTCGAATCGATCTGTCCCTAGCATGTCGTCGGCTGGGAATTGACGATAGTGGACGAGGTCCTCTGCTTGAATGCTGCGTTCCTCTGCCGCTTGAAACCACTTGGGGCGTTCGGAGAGTTCGGAAATGCCCACGAAATGAACGGGGGCTTTCTCCTCTTTGATGCGTTGCGTGACCCAAGACCAGTTCGGCTCCCGGGAGGTGGGCGAATTATAGAATTGGTTAGGGTGGTGTTCGGCGAGTAACTCGGGTTCAAGTAGAAAAATACGTGTAGGCCGGGTCAAAAAGGCAGTGATGCCGCCGTCTTGTTCGTTGCTTGCGCCAGCGCGGCCCGATGCAATGATAAGATCCGTTTTAACTCCTGGGTCTTCCAGAGTTCGTTGGGTGGCCGGGTCAAATGGGCGAATGCTCTCTACTTCATCGCCAAAGAAATCGATCCTGTAGGGCTGGTCGGCGTTCAGAGGGTAGATATCGAGAATACCTCCTCTTTGGGCGAATTGACCGGGCTGTTCGCAGACGGCCTCGGAGGCATATTCCAGCTCATTCCCAAGGCGGTCTACTAAACCGTGGAGAGCGATTTCCTCTCCACATTTTATATGCAGTTCATGCTGCGTGAGCCCGGCAGGATCTGGGCAGCGATCGAAAAACGCACCTACCGTTGTCGCGATAATGCGTTGCGTCTGTCCGGGATGGAGCAGCTTGGTAAGCACCGCTATGCGATCACATAGATGGTCAAAGACGCGCGGATCATCTGCATCTGAATCGGGAATGTCGGGAAAAGACAAGCGTTCTACTTCCGGCATGTTCAAAACCGTTTCCAAGTAGAAGCATGTTTCCTCTAGCCAGCGCTCGCTCTCCTGTAAATTGCGCGCGACGAGAAAAGTCTGCTCCATCGGAGCGTCGAGAATAGCCTGAGCTGCATACCAAGGCACAGCAGAGCCCGCCACTCCGGCTGCAAAGTGGGTATAGGCCGACGATGGAAAAACGGTCGCCTGCATAGAAGAAGTCAGTCAATCGAGACTTTTTCGTCCCGCAAAAGAAAAGCTAACAAAATTTGGATTACTCACGCCGGGAATGTTCTTAACCATGTCGCCTCTAAAACAAAGGCGACATTTCCCCGACTGCCTCTGTCTCGTTCTGTCGGGCGCAGGCCGTTGCTCCGATCCACACCGTAGGAGCCAGGCGACGGAACGCCTTTTCTACAACGATTGGCATCGATCAGTGACAGCGATAGCGATAGGCACTCACCTTCTTGTCGACCCAATCAGAACAACAACCCGAAAACCTCCCTGGTCCTCAAATTGCATCCGCCATTTTTGAAGACTATGTATATTCAGTGTATGAAATGACCAAGTTAGTCTATCTTCTTAAACTCTACCAATTCTGCTTCCCCTTGGTATCGCTCAACGCCATTTATAGTGACCGTCATTGAGGTTTCCAATTGCAGGGGTTTGGGGTCAAATTCAACATACTTCACATCTCGCGTGGTCAGATGAATCGTATTTGAAGTCTTGTCGAGTGTGAAGGAGAAGTGAGCGGGCTCACCGTAGGATTTTACGCGCGTTCTTACGCCCCAGGGCGCTATGTATCCCAAGTTGACATGAGACAACATGGGGTCGATTTGATAGGTGAATTGATCCGGGACGGGCTTGCTGTATTGAAACATCCATTGTTTTGCATGCCGCCTAAGGTTCTTTGGTATGCGATGGCCAATATCTGGAAGAATCTCAATCTTCATAGGATTGCCGAGAGCGTCGATCGCCGCTGCTCGTTCATACGTTATCGGTACGAGGCGTTCATCCTTTTCTCCGGTCTGGAAGTAGAAGGGGATTCCTTTTAAATTTTCTACGAGTGTGCTGTCGGTATCGATATAGTTCCACGCATTCGCGAAAGGAAATACTGCAGCCCAGAGGTCGGGACGATGAATTGCAAGATGCCAGCAAGCGCTACCTCCCATTGAGTGTCCTGTCAGATACCAACGTGCTCTATCTGTCTTTATTCTGTGATTAAGGTCGTCAAGGGCCTCCTGGACATCGATGCCCGCAAATCCGACATACCAATTATTTCCTCTTCCCCATGGACGGATGGTTATGTGGGGCTCCAGGATCCCGCTATCGGGTTTGGAGCGATCAGAATTGGGAGCAGGACCTTTGTCTTTTGAAGAGAAAAATATGTGTACGTATGTTAAGGGGTGATCGGGCCCCATGCCATGTAGAGTGGTCAGGAGGGGATAAGCTTTTTCGTGACTCCATCCTTTAGGCAGGACGAGGGAGTAATATTGAATACTTCGATCAACTTTCGAAACAAAGCTCATGATCAACGACTTCCCGCCTCCAAAATGGTTTTCGGGATCGCCGGCGTCACCTTTCAATCCGGCTAAAATATTTTGATGCAACTCGATCGATCGCGTAATCGACGCATGTGATTTTGAGGATGGCGTGCCATCTTCTTCCAGGTGCAGATCATAGCCCAACCTCACTCGAGCGATATCAACTTCCAACAAGGCTAAGACAGAATCTATGTGGCGCTGCCATAACGGATGTTCTGATCGGGAACGTGCTTCCTCTGCTGCGTCTGTGATCTCTAGATAGATTTTGGATAGATGCTCGACAGATCGACTTTCCCCAGCGGACAGTGGATAACAGGTGATCGAAAAGATAATGGCAATAAAGCCGAGGCACTCAGATAGGGTTTTCTTCAATTTTACAAATAGGGTTTAACAAAAACTCTCTGCCAGGCGCATGCTGGCAACCTTGTTATCGATCCCGACGCAATACTGACAGCGATTGCCAAACTAGACTGGGGCCTTGGCAGTCCACAGCTCTAAGTCCGTTATTGTGGAGCCCAACCATATGAGGACGCATAAGTGGAGTATCTAAGTGTTGTAGTTTCGGTTTGGCTTTTCTCACTTTGCTTATGAAATTCAAAGTTCATATGTCAGCCAGTCCGAATTCTTGGATCGGCAAAAAACGTGTGGTGAAAGCTGTGGATGCTGTGTCCTGTAAGGTCGAGAAGGGAAAACCGTTGGCCTTCCCCGCGACTTCTCTAGTGGAATATATAAGGCATCGAGCATGCGCCGCGATTCCAAAATCGAGGCCGAGGGTGTAGGTGTCTTTGTTAGCGTTTTCCATGATGAGGGGGGATCAAGTTCTGTGCCGCCCTCTC
Protein-coding regions in this window:
- the mfd gene encoding transcription-repair coupling factor, which codes for MQATVFPSSAYTHFAAGVAGSAVPWYAAQAILDAPMEQTFLVARNLQESERWLEETCFYLETVLNMPEVERLSFPDIPDSDADDPRVFDHLCDRIAVLTKLLHPGQTQRIIATTVGAFFDRCPDPAGLTQHELHIKCGEEIALHGLVDRLGNELEYASEAVCEQPGQFAQRGGILDIYPLNADQPYRIDFFGDEVESIRPFDPATQRTLEDPGVKTDLIIASGRAGASNEQDGGITAFLTRPTRIFLLEPELLAEHHPNQFYNSPTSREPNWSWVTQRIKEEKAPVHFVGISELSERPKWFQAAEERSIQAEDLVHYRQFPADDMLGTDRFDSEQEARLDFLEKTAAWQQDGFEVSFVLNTEGEQQRLKEILQQETDLKKFKPTFLRGILRHGVIVENTDLPFPLAARSKSKGWVFATDTEIFGRNRRRIAKVRQRSLPQKNRMDQALDFSELADGDPVVHLQNGICLYRGLTQVEIKGHTEEAISLEFANDVILHLPLHESHLLTRYVGLSKTEPKLGKLGSGNWDKTRRAAEQATLDLAGELLRLQAARDAEQGFSFPDDSDWQNEFEHSFLYRETPDQLTAIQETKQDMQRTQPMDRLICGDVGFGKTEVAIRAAFKAVNAGKQVAILVPTTVLCQQHFNTFRERMADYPVTVEMVSRFRGSGQNSQVIQQAAAGQIDILIGTHRLLSGDVSFKDLGLLVIDEEQRFGVRHKERLKQMRLTVDILTLSATPIPRTLYMALVGAREMSVIETAPVDRLPVQTIVKGFDANLIKSAIRQEINRGGQIFYLHNRVGTIDRAVELIEQLIPDARIGVGHGQMDEGMLERVMSKFVAHKYDVLVCTTIIESGIDIPNCNTIIIENAERFGLAQLYQIRGRVGRHKRQAYAYLLTNERGKMMDEARKRLSAIRQYNKLGSGYRIAMRDLELRGAGNLLGSEQSGHIAGVGFDLYCQLLRQSVARLKGDKQARIIRAKVQFDCVIVGARSEKENQTRSAPGHEGFSAIKMADLKEELVPSVQAFLPHSYISESRLRIDLYRRLATADTPENVRAIADEMKDRFGALPQPVKVLLHLTEVRTLAEQAGVDKVVAEGTRLKCRLAQAGSKESFIMLGKRFPRLTGKDALSRVREVKAILKRHTSAT